A region of the Arachis hypogaea cultivar Tifrunner chromosome 15, arahy.Tifrunner.gnm2.J5K5, whole genome shotgun sequence genome:
gcaaaTCGAAATAGATAGACAAAATTTAAGCATAAATCGAAACAATCAGGTTCAAGTTATATATTTTTGCATGATATCCTAGTAAATCTAATCAACCTGTTTCAATTTATACATGCATGCATGGTATCCTAATAAATCTAAACATACTATTTCGATTTAGTCTTCGATTGTCCATAGTAATTCAAAACACACCGTTTCGATTTATACACATGAAAAGCCCATAGTAATTCGGCTCTCCCTGTTTCGAATTATCCACGGTTGGTAATTCAAACGAGTCTAATTAGATTTACTAGGAGGATCCCTATAAATATAGTTCGAATTGGACTCATTCGAACCACGATTCTAAAATGCTGTCCTACCAAATCCTCAACACAACCACTCCAACATTTGAAAAATAACGTGATTGGGATAACCCGAACCGTCTTTATCGTTTGGATGGAATTGTCCATATTGCTGGTGTCATCAATGAAAAAGTTAgtgtatacattttttttttcgaaaataatattaaatgtttTACGTTAATTTTTTGTCTCTTTTATTGATGGTCGTTATTACAATTGTTAAACTAGATAGAGTGGTTAGATTAGTGGCTTAATAATCTATAAAGGTTTGATCGAACAAGTTCTAATTTGGATAGTGGTTACAAATAAGCAGAAGAATATGAGTAGTGAAGATAATGTGTAGTGAAACTTAGTTAGAATAAGACTAGTCAATGAAATTGATGTTGTGAATTGGGTTGTTAGTAAAAATCTTTTATTagtattaaacatatttttattagGCCTAGTTTGATGAATACATAAATTTATTTTGTGCTTGTACCCGTAAGATTATTTGGTTGCGTTTATGGCATTATTTGGATTAAGAGATGCATTAGTTGATATTGTTATGTAAATATGTTTTGATGTGGTTATAAGAGAcaatttattttgttgtttatgcAGCCTTACCGATGTATCGGTAGCATGAGACGTCAGCGAGGTATGCGTCTAGATGAGAGAATcattccgtacttgcagatggccggtTTATACCATCTTGCCAGGCTGAACGAGACTTGGTTTAGGTTGCATGAGCCGTTGGTGAGTGCATTCGTGGAAAAATGGCGTCTGGAGACACACACGTTTTATATACCATTCGGAAAGTGAACGATTACGCTACAGAACGTGGCATACCAATTTCGGCTGCCGATCGATGGACAGTACGTCAGTAGATGCTTGACGGAGTTTGAGCGATACATCAAAGGCGGTCGCCCAACGTAGGTGTGGTTCCAGGAGCTGCTGGGTTTATTGCCTCCTGTGAACAGCACGACAAGTTTACGGTGAGATGCAGTTGGATGCAGGACACATTCGGAGAGATTCCTGATGGCGCCGATAACGCCACTGTTAGGAGGTATGCCGGGGCCTATATCATGATGTTTTTGGGACTCATCTATTTGGCGACAAGTCCGGTACTCGCCTGCACATTCGATGGCTGCCATACATAGCCAGGCTTGAGGACATGGGTAGGTACAGTTGGGAATCAGCTCCTCTGTCATGGTTAGCCCAGCTGCGGAGTGACGTACTGGCGGAGGTGGGATAGAAAAATTGACcacgactcagcattctcaccctccaCAAGTGCAAAGGCAACAGGCAGGATGCTGGAATTCCCTTCCCGAGCAATCCAAACGAGCAATGTCCCCTCGTATTTGTCGTACAAGTGGGTCTTGTCAATACTGACCAACGGCTTGCAATGTCGGAAGGTCTTAATACATGGTGAGAATGTTCAAAAAATCCCGTGGAAATAGGCATGCGATTGATCCACTTGCCTACCCATTCGCACAGGACTTGTCTTCAACACTGCAACACTACCTGACATCATCATCTGGACACCTAGTACCCATCGTGGCAActcgttgtatgactcatcccaatCTCCGTAAATCTGTGCCACGGCTTTCTGCTTAGCCAACCaaaccctcctgtaagtcggtTTAAAACCGAAATGTGCCTCTGTCGCATTCAGAAGTACCTTGATACACACGGCAACATCAGCTCTAACCATTGACAGTATGAATGCCAAGATCACATGATAATCAAGACTCCTGTAATCACTTGATATCGATGTGGCTAGACAAGTAtgaggtccattgtaccgtttTACCTCCCAAATACCTCTGTGCTGGCGAAAATTGATCCAAATCAACCATGCGTACCCGTTGTCAAATTCCTTACACTTTTCATAGTACTTACGATAATCAGACTCCACCACTTTGTACTGAACCCCGCATCGGATGCTATAGTCTTCATGCTTAACACGACCtcctctttatcctgaaattgcttACCAACCTGAAACTCCGCTAGTCCTCCAACATCCTGTGTGTCTCTAGCACCAAATCCAACAGGTTCGCCAGGAATCCCTTActgtctcatggcatccaagtccaaattTGAAAAGTGCGGGAGGGGGTACTACTGAGTCCTTGAACTAGACGCTCCACCACCCCCAACTAGATTATCCCCTGCTATGTCATCATCACTGTCACCGGCAATTATGTCCGGCTCCATATCGTCATCCTTATCATCATCCCACAGTACATCGTCTATACCATCCAGTGCTCTACCCTGTAATGAAACCAATGCCGTATCAGTAATACCTACTTCTCTGTCACCACTACGATTTAGATCAGCTGCGAAGGATGGGGAGGTAACCAACATTGCCTCAGACATAATCACAGGCACGAATGAGGAGGTACCGCTTGGCCTCGAATTAGAACAGGCTGTCATTGCTGGAACTTAAGGATTCCGGTTCAAACTGCCTGAGTTGGAGACCACATCTACAAGCTTGGCCAACAGCTTAGTGGTCCTCATCTTGGGAAACTGCCTACGACAATGGAATAGAACTTCCAAATCTTCGTCACTCCCTATGACGAATGAATCGTACTTTACATCATCCCGCAAAACTAAAATCGGAATTCTATAGAATAATTTCTCAACCCGTTTCACGCCTTGCAACCCCAGTTTTTGGATTACAGAATTCAAGAACTCAGTGAAACTCGTTGAAGGTTTCAAAACAACACTAAGGAGATCCTTATCAGTAAACTTAATTTCAGAACGTGTTTTTTTCTTAATCGACCCTCTATAGTGCACTAATACTAGAAAACTATCCTCACTAGCCATTGTGTTTTACTCTCCTACAAAATTGACGTTCATATCTTATTTATATAGGTTGGCCTCACAGTAAATCTAATCAGTCCCATTTGAATTATATGAGGACAATATCATGGTGTAAATCGAAACAGGTTGTTTCGAATTACTATGGCCACACGTGTATGGCTAAATCAAAACAGTAGTATGTTTAGATTTACTAGGATACCATGCATGCATATATAAATTGAAATAGGTTGATTAGATTTACTAGTACACCATGCAAAAATGTATAAATCGAACCTGATTATTTCGATCTATGTAAAGACTTAAATCTAATCTATCTGTTTCGATTTACATTGAGATGTGATTAGGATGATTCACGTTACGTTTTTTATTTTAGGTGATTTGCgtaaaattgaataaatattaGTTTATGAATGTGAATTACCctaaaataaaacacagaaaatAGAGGGAGGCTAGGGTTACTTACTAACATTCTTtaacattttatattttattttttattatataagtttaaataaaaaattacacatCACTTTACTACTAAATGCTACTTTGGACActaattttatacataaaatCGTTCATTAACAGCAACATAGCTCAATTCATAATTGGTTAGATTGTCATTTAAAAATAATCTTTCATAGCTACAactcaatttaaaatattttatggtAAGTTTTCTCAATATTTATATCTTTCATGatgaattttgatattttagtCTAAATTGTTTTTGTTTTAACCTTGTCTCATTTATTCTTTTTAGTACTACGAACTTTAATGTGAGAAGAACTCAACTAATCTCACATTTGTGTGTGGGACTTTCCTTTGTCTAGTCCtagtaataatgataataaattttatatatattattagtccCTATAAATATGGATGATAATATGGATAAGGAATGCACCACATCAAGCGAAGTAGTCAACATACATTTCATTTTATTCACATGTATCCGTGAAGATCAAGCAAACTTGTTTTATTGAGAGAGACATCACAAGCATAGTACCATCACTCATTATGTCTTCCATGAAAATGTAGTCACTCGTGATGATTGCTTTTGAATTGTACAATCCCGGTTTTGTCTTAAAAGAATGTTAGGCCCAACAATTTTGATGATTTGTAACCATCAAATAGtaattaatgataattttaatggtgtaagattggtatgagatttcatccaatgatttacgtttttttgctggttacatgctggtcaaaatttaataaagttactGACCGCTAGACTTTTCTTTTGTGTATTAATAAAAAGATCCTTCCTACTAAtgctggtatatatatatataattttggaaaatttttaaatatatttaaaacatttgtattttaataattttaactattaaatttaattaatatatattttatatattttttataattaaaatcaactgtTAAAACTATTGAAACACTTAAAATTTTTCTGTTAATTATCCGATCTTGATCGGAATCTAATTGCTACACATGCATGAAATTTCAAAATTGAGCATGAGTAGTTAATTAGAGATCAACTTTGCTGATGATAGCTACTAGCTACCTAAAGGATAGGTAGAGAGGTAGGTCACTATTCCTTGAGATCAAGGTACTGTTTATGAGTCTAAGGTTGTTGCAACTTTGACACAACTGTCATAACAGTTAAATTAGCTAGTTAGTTGGACGACATAAGATATCTTccataaatatattttatcacTTTGTTTCTCTTTTGTCTTTCTTTGAAAATGATGAAGAGGGAAGAAGTGGAATGgagaacttttatttttttatattagattataagTGGTGAAGTCTTTAAAATTGATCTAAATTAAGTGTTAAATTTTATTGTGAGTATTTACAAAATGTTAGTGACTTTtctctttatataattaaaataatatttttttacaaaacatCACTCACgttttttcattttataattaaaaaatattctttttacaaAATGTTGGTAATGttttgtctttttaatttttatatttaaaaaaatattttttttacaaaacgtCAATAACATTTTATACTATTATCATAGCAgtgtaaaatatcaaaataaacaaatattatcgtatttcacattaaaattatCCATATCTAAAAATTTGAACCTAGAATGAAAGTTGAACTTTGGAATGGAAGTTGAATTTTTTATTGAGTTGTTTGGTTGAAAAAATTTgagaatgaaaaagatttgaacaataatttctttctttctttctttgtttcggctttagaaaaacaaaaaaaaaattaatgaactaGTATATATAAATTATCATATTCGTGATAaattttagggttaagtacttttttcgtctttAACGTTTTCGGTGAAATCAAAATTATCTCCAACCTTTTTtcattattaaaatcatccttaacgttacaaaacgttataaaattgcccctttttaaatttttggacTAAATTACCCTTTATCATCATCTCTCTCCTTTACTCTCCTCTGTTTACCTTCTCGGCTCCTCCCTCCTCCATCTTCCCTCTTTTCTGCTCCACTCTCTCCATCCAaatcttcaacaacaacaactatttttttatttcaaaaaattaaataaagctaACGCAGCATCAACAACAATATATTCAGATTCCACCCAAATCTTCAACAGCaacaactatttttttaatttaaaaaaaatcaagcaaAGCTAACACAAAATAACGCAGCATCAACAATAATATATTCAGATTCCACCCAAATCTTCAACAGcaacaacttttttttaatttaaaaaaaatcaagcaaAGCTAACacagaatcaacaacaacaatatattAGATTCAAAAATCCATCAACAACAATAACACCAATTCAAATTTAAGACAGAAAATTCAAGAAAGAAGAAcgcagaaaagagagaagagagaagagaaaaactcATAGAAGAGGGGTGGTATTGCTGTCGTCCGTCGCCGTCGCGGTTGAAGAAAAGAGGAGAAACGATAGTGCGGGAAGCTACTGCTGCTGGCGCTGTCGCAGCTGTGGCTGAGGATAGGAACGACAGTGATGGAGAACGATGTGATGGTGGCGGCCAAAGCTGAAATAACGCTGTTGAGGTCGATGCCGACATAGTTGTCGTTGAGGGCTAAGGAGAGGCCAGGATCACCGAAAAAGTGGTTGTCGTGGGAGATGAGGAAGGTGAGGGCAACGTCAGTAGAGGAAGGGTTAAGGTTGGTGATGGTGAGGGAGAAGAAGATGGAGAAGGAGGCGGGGGCGGAGATGGTACGATGacgaaaagagagagaagaagaattggaGTTGTGGTTGGGAAGGGGTTCCGAAGAGAGGGGTAGGAGGAAGGGTAGGAAGAAGGGGATGGGAGAGAAGAAAGTGAAGAGTTACGGAGACATGGTGGgggtttgggggggggggggttatttttgttttttaatattatttttattaattttaagggtaatttagtcaaaaaataaaattaaagtagaaaatgacgattttataaaattttgtaacgttgaggatgattttaataacgaaaaCAAGtaggggacgattttgattttcacccaagacgttagggacgaaaaaaatacttaaccctaaattttaattttgttattcttTATGTGTatagaaatattatttatatactaaaattagctactatatatttatatataaatatatattatttaacttatttttagagtatattttatattttaatatgtattttatattaataactgatttttgaagtaattttaatatacatctagtatataattatatgtgtataataacaatattatataataaacaataaattatttttttccttaGTAAAACAAACCCAGAATGATTGTAGTATTAACATTTAATGTAAAAACATGTTACATATATttaaatgtaataaataaaatattaaattcatgAATCTGTATATAGCCATGCTAGTACTTACTAGAGAGATAAATTAAAGAAGATTGGTTAGGATTTAGTAGTTTGTTaggatattttatattatttttagaatattattgTACTTgctttataaaagaaaaatttattttaaaatattgttaggaagatttaattataaaaagatatttaatattaaaattattaaaaaaattatttttttataatatttaaaaagaatgactaaaattttttttataaagaataAATATACTCTTATGTTATtctcttatttatctttttataaatatattttttaattatctattatactaaaatttctattgatatatttgtatttataataaaaaagagaTTCTTACTTCAAATATAAATATAGTTAATTGATTAGTCACTAAAAATTGGTATATGTttatttagaaattaatttttgtcATGGTACcacactcatcccaaaagtttaagataatagaaagagataatatgaataattatatttaacaaTTTTTGAAGTAAGAGTCTTCTTTGagtttatttgaatttttgcataaacttttttttttttatcatttgctTTATgctatggatttttttttttttgggatttatCAATAATCAAACTCTAGACCTTTTAAATATAGAAGTTTTAATACTATGTCATAATATCATTcatctaaaaaatttaagttaatagaATGAGAcagataatataaataattatatttcaataattttaaaataattaaattaattattgtattTTCGATctattattaaaaatcaaattaaatactaAGCTCCATTCTTCCTAAAAACCTATAAAATCCAGCAGCAGGGAGAACCCACGCAACATGTATATAGCCTTCTCCCATGACTTTACTTGAACACGATCTGTTATATAGGCTAATATTGTTAGAAATAtgactattaatattatttttttattaacttaaatttttaaaatgaatgatTTCATGACAAGCACATGCATCTATATTCTTGAGTTCTAAAGCCTCCTCCCTCCTAAGGTCCTACCAATCCACAATTTCAATACTCCTAATAAATCTTCTCTCTTCAAAACACTTGTTTATATACATTAAACCATATTTTCGTTGCAAAATAATACTGAAAGTAAGGGGGAAAAAATACGT
Encoded here:
- the LOC112749250 gene encoding uncharacterized protein, which encodes MVRADVAVCIKVLLNATEAHFGFKPTYRRVWLAKQKAVAQIYGDWDESYNELPRWVLGVQMMMSGSVAVLKTSPVRMGSIDKTHLYDKYEGTLLVWIAREGNSSILPVAFALVEGENAESWSIFLSHLRQYVTPQLG